In Nocardia sputorum, a single genomic region encodes these proteins:
- a CDS encoding alpha/beta hydrolase: MSKPVLEPAAQAFVEATANPPFLFDLGPIEGRKAVDEVQSPEIEVPGTDREVLSDPDLTVFRPSAVTGPLPVILYIHGAGWVFGNDHTHGRLARELAAGVGAAVVFVNYSLSPEARYPTALEQAFDALRWIADEGAGHGLDPARIAVAGDSVGGNMSAALTLLTKERGGPTLAGQVLFYPVTDASFDTGSYRQFATGYFLRRDAMEWFWDQYISDPAQRSEITAAPLRAGSEHLAGLPEALVITAEADVLRDEGEAYADKLREAGVAVTAVRYQGIIHDFVMLNALRGTHAAEAAITQAIAFLRRVLAQP, encoded by the coding sequence ATGAGCAAACCCGTCCTGGAGCCGGCGGCGCAGGCCTTCGTGGAGGCCACCGCCAATCCTCCCTTTCTGTTCGATCTGGGCCCGATCGAGGGTCGCAAAGCCGTCGACGAGGTCCAGTCCCCCGAGATCGAGGTACCGGGCACCGACCGCGAGGTGCTGTCCGATCCGGATCTGACCGTATTCCGGCCATCCGCAGTGACCGGCCCCCTGCCGGTGATCCTGTACATCCATGGCGCGGGCTGGGTTTTCGGTAACGACCACACCCATGGCCGGCTGGCCCGTGAATTGGCCGCGGGTGTGGGCGCTGCGGTGGTGTTCGTCAACTACAGCCTCTCGCCGGAGGCGCGCTACCCCACCGCCCTCGAGCAGGCATTCGACGCGCTGCGGTGGATCGCGGACGAAGGGGCCGGCCATGGGCTCGATCCCGCGCGGATCGCGGTGGCCGGGGATTCGGTCGGCGGGAACATGAGCGCGGCGCTGACCCTGCTGACCAAAGAGCGCGGCGGACCGACGTTGGCCGGGCAGGTGCTGTTCTATCCGGTGACCGATGCCTCGTTCGACACCGGCTCCTACCGGCAGTTCGCGACCGGCTACTTCCTGCGGCGCGACGCCATGGAGTGGTTCTGGGACCAATACATCAGCGATCCGGCCCAGCGCAGCGAGATCACGGCCGCGCCGCTGCGCGCGGGCAGCGAACACCTAGCCGGACTGCCGGAGGCATTGGTCATAACCGCCGAGGCCGACGTACTGCGCGACGAGGGCGAAGCCTACGCCGACAAGCTGCGCGAGGCGGGCGTTGCGGTGACCGCGGTCCGCTACCAGGGCATCATCCACGATTTCGTCATGCTCAACGCGCTGCGTGGCACCCATGCCGCCGAAGCCGCCATCACCCAGGCCATCGCATTCCTCCGTCGAGTCCTGGCACAACCATGA
- a CDS encoding LuxR family transcriptional regulator, whose amino-acid sequence MFLHGRKAEAAELAGLVHNAESGLSAVRVIRGPAGIGKTALLEQVIANASGIRVMRVSGVEVEQELGFAGLHRLLLPLLGERGRLPGPQRDALETAFGMLAAPAPPDQFLVGLAALTLLAEAAAERPLLAVCDDAHWLDRESSQVLAFVARRLDAEAIVLLLGVRDDDPDPGLAGLPEMPLAGLSDPEAARLLETAGVAEVDHVIAMRLLSETDGNPLAILELARALGEGSPIQPGLRGHLPLDRRLEERFLRSTRALDTATQILLLVVAAAAEDDPDLIRRAFTTLSSTAFDIALEQAGRAELLVQETGSGALRFRHPLIRSAVYGGAPGMSRRQIHAALAEAADPIRDADRRAWHRAGAVENADAEVAAELEAAAARAGERGGHLAQAAFLRRAAELTPTGPERNARLLTAAGAALTAGAPHLAEQLLNKQTPDLGVAILDAYTMRLRGFLNVMLGRTGAVPLLFEAALGFRDFDVRAARDTLLEAFDAVIVVARIGSGMSARRIAETALETPRASETPTLADLLLEAHAELVGRDYVSAVPRLRQAQTAMLAEGAENGEAARWFLLGALLAIELWDVDVLGIAARRYAVAARGRGALRALQVATHGLATHAVLCGRLAVAAAYYAEFMDVATAIRADLRYAESSDALLHGWRGDEIRTLAAVRVQAGPDAERPGGLQVQIARTALVILRLGQCRYPEAQEAASVIFDEDPPHFGNIVLPDLIEAACRANDTRVAGQALRRLTERATASGTPWARAVLTRSQALCADGPAAEALYLEALSLLESTPLIPELARTRLLYGEWLRRRRRRRAARDQLRAAHETFLDMGATAFAERARAELSATGEEPRRRNPSTLYDLTARELQVANLAASGITNQQIAAELFLSTATVEYHLRKIFRKLGVTSRRELRHQL is encoded by the coding sequence ATGTTTCTCCATGGCCGGAAAGCGGAGGCCGCCGAACTCGCGGGTCTGGTGCACAACGCGGAGTCCGGGCTCAGTGCGGTGCGGGTGATTCGGGGACCTGCGGGTATCGGCAAAACGGCGCTATTGGAGCAGGTGATCGCGAACGCCTCCGGGATACGGGTCATGCGCGTGTCAGGGGTCGAGGTCGAACAGGAGTTGGGTTTCGCGGGGCTGCATCGGTTGCTGCTGCCGCTGCTGGGGGAGCGCGGTCGCCTGCCCGGACCGCAGCGCGACGCGCTGGAGACGGCATTCGGCATGCTGGCGGCCCCGGCCCCGCCGGACCAGTTCCTGGTCGGCCTGGCCGCCTTGACCCTGCTCGCCGAGGCTGCCGCCGAGCGCCCCTTGCTGGCGGTGTGTGATGACGCGCATTGGCTGGACCGCGAATCTTCGCAGGTGCTGGCGTTCGTCGCCCGGCGATTGGACGCCGAGGCGATCGTGCTGTTGCTCGGTGTCCGTGACGACGACCCGGATCCGGGATTGGCCGGGCTGCCGGAAATGCCGCTGGCGGGACTGTCCGACCCGGAGGCCGCGCGACTGCTGGAGACCGCGGGCGTCGCCGAGGTCGACCATGTGATCGCGATGCGATTGCTTTCCGAGACCGATGGCAATCCCTTGGCGATTCTCGAACTGGCGCGCGCACTCGGCGAGGGCAGTCCGATCCAGCCCGGCCTGCGCGGTCACCTCCCCTTGGACCGCCGACTGGAGGAGCGCTTCCTGCGCAGTACCCGAGCCCTGGACACGGCGACCCAGATTTTGTTGCTGGTGGTGGCCGCGGCCGCCGAGGACGATCCGGACCTGATCCGGCGTGCGTTCACCACATTGAGCTCCACGGCCTTCGACATCGCGCTGGAGCAAGCCGGCCGAGCCGAACTGCTGGTCCAGGAAACGGGATCCGGTGCACTACGCTTCCGCCACCCCTTGATCCGGTCGGCCGTCTACGGTGGCGCCCCCGGGATGAGCCGCAGGCAGATCCACGCCGCACTGGCCGAGGCCGCGGACCCGATCCGCGATGCGGATCGCCGCGCCTGGCACCGGGCCGGAGCCGTCGAGAACGCCGACGCCGAGGTCGCGGCCGAATTGGAAGCCGCGGCCGCGCGCGCCGGGGAACGCGGCGGACACCTGGCGCAGGCGGCCTTCCTGCGCCGCGCCGCCGAACTGACACCCACGGGTCCCGAACGCAATGCGCGCTTGCTCACCGCGGCCGGCGCCGCTCTCACCGCGGGTGCTCCCCACCTGGCCGAACAACTGCTCAATAAGCAGACACCGGACCTCGGCGTCGCGATCCTCGACGCCTACACCATGCGGTTGCGGGGCTTCTTGAACGTGATGCTCGGCCGCACCGGTGCGGTCCCCCTCCTCTTCGAAGCCGCGTTGGGTTTCCGCGACTTCGATGTCCGTGCCGCGCGCGACACGCTGCTCGAGGCATTCGACGCGGTCATCGTCGTCGCCCGGATCGGCTCCGGCATGAGCGCACGACGCATCGCCGAGACCGCGCTCGAGACACCGCGGGCTTCCGAGACGCCCACCCTCGCCGATCTGCTGCTCGAGGCGCACGCCGAACTGGTCGGCCGCGACTACGTCTCGGCGGTGCCGCGGCTGCGCCAGGCGCAGACGGCAATGCTCGCCGAAGGCGCGGAGAACGGAGAGGCCGCACGCTGGTTCCTGCTCGGCGCGCTGCTCGCCATCGAACTGTGGGATGTCGATGTCCTCGGTATAGCCGCCCGGCGCTACGCCGTGGCCGCCCGCGGGCGTGGCGCACTACGCGCGCTGCAAGTCGCGACACACGGCCTCGCGACCCATGCGGTGCTGTGCGGACGACTGGCCGTGGCAGCGGCGTACTACGCCGAATTCATGGATGTCGCCACCGCGATCCGCGCGGATCTGCGCTATGCCGAGAGCAGTGACGCGCTGCTGCACGGTTGGCGCGGTGACGAGATCCGCACCCTGGCCGCAGTGCGCGTGCAGGCCGGTCCCGACGCCGAGCGGCCGGGCGGGCTTCAGGTGCAGATCGCGCGCACCGCACTGGTGATCCTGCGGCTGGGCCAATGCCGGTATCCCGAAGCGCAGGAGGCGGCGTCAGTGATATTCGACGAAGACCCACCGCATTTCGGCAACATCGTGCTGCCTGATCTGATCGAGGCGGCCTGCCGCGCCAACGATACGCGCGTGGCCGGGCAGGCGCTGCGACGATTGACCGAGCGCGCCACCGCCAGCGGAACGCCCTGGGCCAGAGCGGTTCTGACGCGCAGCCAGGCCCTGTGCGCCGATGGCCCGGCAGCCGAAGCGCTGTACCTCGAGGCGCTGTCCCTGCTGGAATCGACGCCGCTGATCCCTGAACTGGCGCGTACCCGCTTGCTCTACGGCGAATGGCTACGGCGTCGGCGCCGCCGCCGCGCCGCCCGCGACCAACTCCGCGCCGCCCACGAGACATTCCTCGACATGGGCGCCACCGCGTTCGCCGAACGCGCCCGAGCCGAACTGTCCGCGACCGGCGAAGAACCCCGCCGACGCAACCCCTCGACCCTCTACGATTTGACCGCTCGCGAACTGCAGGTAGCCAATCTCGCCGCGTCCGGCATCACCAACCAGCAGATCGCCGCCGAGTTGTTCCTCAGCACCGCCACCGTCGAGTACCACCTGCGCAAAATCTTCCGCAAGCTCGGCGTCACCTCACGGCGGGAACTGCGGCACCAGCTTTGA